One Marinibacterium anthonyi genomic region harbors:
- a CDS encoding AFG1-like ATPase: protein MTDMTSLYEAGIQAGTIRPDDAQRRVLPDFDRIRAGLMQPQKRGLFRKPPEPPKGLYLWGGVGRGKSMLMDLFVDSLGDIPRRRVHFHAFMQEIHSAMHAARQRKVQDPLEEVAEAVAAQVRCLAFDEMQITDITDAMIVGRLFQKLFDAGVVVVTTSNRVPDDLYKDGLNRQLFLPFIALIKERMVVDELISETDYRQNRLEGAPTYFTPVNADTRARIREVWEDLTGGPADPLILHVKGREVELPAYRNGVARARFYDLCGKMLGPGDYLAIAEAVKVLVLEDVPSLSRSNFNEAKRFVTLIDALYEAKVRLICSAQAEPEMLYLEGDGAFEFERTASRLREMMGEDWGKEPAS, encoded by the coding sequence ATGACCGACATGACGTCTCTGTACGAGGCCGGGATCCAGGCCGGCACCATCCGCCCCGACGACGCGCAGCGCCGCGTGCTGCCGGACTTCGACCGGATCCGGGCGGGGCTGATGCAACCGCAAAAGCGCGGACTTTTCCGCAAGCCGCCCGAGCCGCCGAAGGGGTTGTACCTGTGGGGCGGGGTCGGGCGCGGCAAGTCGATGCTGATGGACCTGTTCGTGGATTCGCTGGGCGACATCCCCCGCCGCCGGGTGCATTTCCATGCCTTCATGCAGGAAATCCACTCCGCCATGCACGCCGCCCGCCAGCGCAAGGTCCAGGATCCCCTGGAAGAGGTGGCCGAGGCTGTGGCCGCCCAGGTCCGCTGCCTTGCCTTCGACGAGATGCAGATCACCGACATCACCGATGCGATGATCGTTGGACGGCTGTTCCAAAAGCTCTTCGATGCGGGCGTCGTGGTGGTGACGACGTCGAACCGGGTGCCCGACGACCTTTACAAGGACGGCCTGAACCGCCAGCTGTTCCTGCCCTTCATCGCGCTCATCAAGGAACGGATGGTGGTGGACGAGCTGATCAGCGAGACCGATTACCGCCAGAACCGGCTTGAGGGCGCGCCCACCTATTTCACCCCCGTCAACGCCGACACCCGCGCCCGCATCCGCGAGGTCTGGGAAGACCTGACCGGCGGCCCGGCCGACCCCCTGATCCTGCACGTGAAGGGCCGCGAGGTCGAACTGCCCGCGTATCGCAACGGCGTCGCCCGGGCGCGGTTCTACGACCTCTGCGGCAAGATGCTGGGCCCCGGCGATTACCTGGCGATCGCCGAAGCGGTAAAGGTCCTGGTACTCGAGGACGTCCCCAGCCTGTCGCGGTCGAACTTCAACGAGGCCAAGCGCTTCGTCACGCTGATCGACGCGCTGTACGAAGCGAAGGTCCGGCTGATCTGTTCCGCCCAGGCCGAGCCCGAGATGCTTTACCTGGAAGGCGACGGCGCTTTCGAATTCGAACGCACCGCATCGCGCCTGCGCGAGATGATGGGCGAGGACTGGGGCAAAGAGCCCGCTTCTTGA